One window of Brachionichthys hirsutus isolate HB-005 unplaced genomic scaffold, CSIRO-AGI_Bhir_v1 contig_1291, whole genome shotgun sequence genomic DNA carries:
- the LOC137917226 gene encoding large ribosomal subunit protein mL53-like translates to MAASTKAKLLLNAVKKISIRFCPFEPNVRSTREFLFMVGSEKVRSTNANCEVVTEVKHDKSAPIVDVTFTNGDRLVMNGANLTSAEMMSAFQSRLPARDA, encoded by the exons atggcGGCGTCCACTAAAGCGAAGTTGTTGCTGAACGCTGTGAAGAAAATATCGATTCGGTTCTGTCCGTTTGAGCCCAATGTTCGATCCACGCG GGAGTTCCTGTTCATGGTGGGCTCAGAGAAGGTCAGATCTACCAACGCGAACTGCGAGGTGGTGACCGAGGTGAAACATGACAAGTCTGCGCCCATCGTGGACGTTACATTCA CAAACGGAGACCGGCTGGTGATGAATGGGGCCAATTTAACCAGCGCTGAGATGATGAGTGCGTTTCAGTCGCGATTGCCAGCCAGGGATGCATAA
- the LOC137917225 gene encoding fatty acid-binding protein, heart-like, with protein sequence MVDKFVGTWKMISSENFDDYMKAIGVGFATRQVGNRTKPNLIVSVDDQGVVCIKSQSTFKTTEIRFKLNEPFEETTADDRKTRTVMTLDNGKLVQNQTWDGKETNIEREITDGKLITKCIMGDVVAVRTYVREA encoded by the exons ATGGTTGACAAGTTCGTTGGGACGTGGAAGATGATTTCCAGCGAGAACTTTGACGACTATATGAAAGCAATAG GTGTAGGATTTGCCACCCGGCAGGTGGGGAATCGGACCAAGCCCAATTTGATAGTGAGCGTGGACGATCAGGGTGTCGTGTGCATAAAGAGTCAGAGCACCTTCAAAACGACTGAAATCAGGTTCAAGCTCAACGAGCCTTTCGAAGAGACGACCGCGGACGACAGGAAGACGAGG ACCGTGATGACTCTGGACAACGGGAAACTTGTGCAGAATCAGACCTGGGATGGCAAAGAAACgaacatagagagagagatcacaGACGGGAAATTAATAACg AAATGCATTATGGGAGACGTGGTCGCAGTGAGGACGTACGTGAGGGAGGCCTGA